One window from the genome of [Clostridium] celerecrescens 18A encodes:
- a CDS encoding KH domain-containing protein: MKELVEVIARALVDNPDQVVVTETVKDDEIILELTVAPSDMGKVIGKQGRIAKAIRSVVKAAASKEDKKVTVEIQ; this comes from the coding sequence ATGAAGGAATTAGTAGAAGTAATTGCAAGAGCACTGGTTGATAACCCGGATCAGGTTGTTGTTACTGAAACCGTAAAAGACGATGAGATAATCCTTGAACTTACGGTTGCACCTTCCGACATGGGTAAGGTAATTGGCAAGCAGGGCAGGATCGCTAAAGCTATCCGCTCTGTTGTAAAAGCAGCAGCTTCCAAAGAAGACAAAAAGGTTACTGTAGAGATTCAGTAA
- the rpsP gene encoding 30S ribosomal protein S16 yields the protein MAVKMRLKRMGQKKAPFYRIVVADSRSPRDGRFIEEVGYYDPTTEPSVIKFNEENAKKWLTAGAQPTEVVSKLLKIAGIQ from the coding sequence ATGGCAGTAAAAATGAGATTAAAAAGAATGGGTCAGAAAAAGGCTCCTTTCTATAGAATTGTAGTTGCAGATTCCAGATCTCCAAGAGATGGCAGATTCATCGAAGAGGTTGGTTACTATGATCCTACCACAGAACCAAGCGTAATCAAGTTCAACGAAGAGAACGCAAAGAAGTGGTTAACTGCAGGTGCTCAGCCAACTGAAGTTGTAAGCAAGCTTTTAAAGATCGCCGGTATCCAGTAG